The following is a genomic window from Anticarsia gemmatalis isolate Benzon Research Colony breed Stoneville strain chromosome 22, ilAntGemm2 primary, whole genome shotgun sequence.
ccgactcgagtCCATTACTGCCCTTGTTTAGCAATCGGTTTAAACATCCAGGCGCGGCGATGTCGAATTGCATTTTTTTCTggaacattcatctacacatatttggCTATGCCGACCGGCTAGTCGATTAATGACCCACCGAGTAGGTATGTGTGCAGCATGCCTCACTCTCGTTTTCACACAAGTAAAAAAACAAGAGATTTAAGTGGTAGGTACTTAAAATTCAGCGTTATATCCGTATTTAGTCTCGCTTTcctatatacctactaatatctTTGGAATATATTGGTACAAAAGTTATGCAAGATTTATGCCCACTGGAACAGTACGCTTTAGACCCATAATAATAGTCACTAAAGGCCGCCGTCTGCATGTGTGTAGCAGCCTtaagagtaacaaaaaaataatatcgtttatgtacctacctaaagttcaaaagaaacaaaaatcaagTCTTCTAGTAGTTAAAAAATAACCATAAAGTAACGCTTTTTCCCACAGGCTTAGGCAGAAACGAAAAAACATAGTACCATCATaagtaatcattaattaatttatgataacaTGCACCTAATTAAAACACCTACTTAATTAATCGTACAGGTAACTGGATTagaataatacaaacaaacttctTTCGTCTAGTTAAAAGTCAATCAAGCCAATCAATGACTTGacttaaaaatcttttatcaaTAACACAGATTTATCTTCAACTACGTATAGGTACGTATGTGCACGTGCACGCAGCTGAAATATGCACGTGTCGTACATTATgcatgttttgtaaaatatacgaCAAAATTTCGTTTTTTCAGGCGTAaatttaattgacaataactaAAAACGTGCCTTTTGAAGCACTGAAAAGTATAGCTAAAAGGTTGCATAAGACTTGCTGAGATGCTTCCCTCATTGACTGTTTACTATTACTAGCTAATTTCAGTCCCATCGCCCTTAAAAGATATAGCAAATTCACCTTTACTGACTTTCGGATGGAAAAACCGGTAATACACCACCATTATGGTCAATCCTACTACATAAGGAACTATAGTACAAGCCAGTAACGGGTAAAAATAGACTTCGTTCACTCCATATATGTACCAAATGACTGCACAAGCGATATTTTGTAGGAAACATATTGTGTAGTATACAGTATACCTGTATCTGGTTCTTCCTTCAATCGGTAGTATGTAAGTGAATAGGTAAACTGCTCCTAGGGCCACGGAGAAGGCAAGATCAGCTATTTTGTTGTGAGCACAGAATGCTGTTCGGTCGAAGAGCTGGATCAGTACTGCTGCTACGAGTATGTGGATAGCACAGGCTAGGATTGTCCAGTGAGGGAATAGAAATGCGATCATTGATATTGAGATTATGCGGCTCACTggaaacgaaaaaaatacattcattacACAAAATTATGAAGTAAGTTCTCATCGAAGCAAGTATAATTATTGACCGCCTCCGTGGCGCGGTGGTTAAGGTAGTGGTCACGCCACTACTAGtgagtcgggaggtcgtgaTTTCTATTCCAcgcggaaaaaatatttgtgtgatccattgaaaattgtttcgagtctggttatACTTTATGTCTGTTGTTGTTTATATGTAAAAGTCCCCTCGACGCAAGAGCAATACAAAGAGAGGAAGTAAAGTAGTATCATAAAAACAATTGGTGTGTCTGTGACTCTCTTACGGCTTAACTGCTGAACTGATTTCAATGGAATTTGATTCGAAGATAGGTGAAACTCATGTACATGATGGAACCGAACTCTCCCATGAACTTCAGTATGTGGATATAATAATCAATTTACTCCTACACTAAAATACTCACGTGTGACTAAAAAATGCCATGTAGTCTGCAGCACAGTGCCAGTCCAGCTCATATTGGACTTGTTCTGTTGTGCGAAGCGTATGGAGCGCTGGTACGCCGCCAGACACCAGCCCATGCCGATGATTGATGACGCGATTGACAGCACTTGATGGACTGTGGAGTAAAGGAAGGGTTAAAGGTGGTTCCAATGAGCCTACTAATTATTCAGTTAGTAACAAGACGCCGGCTACGTCGTTCATTGCGAAGTATTTTAGGCGGTCAGTATACTGCTTGCTATCTTTGGGCAAGGATGTTGAATTCAATTCTCACAAAGAACAAATGTTTCTGCAATTCACTAATAGTAGTTTCGGAATTTTAAATACGCATCTGATTATGTCTTCTTGAGACAAGATAAGTTTTTCGTGtagaaattgtttttaaaccaCTTGTTTTTACCCTTCTCTTTCCTATTTCTGGACATAGATTTCTCCCCCAAAAAGGGAGGGGTTTAGCCTTGAGTACAAAACTCTTGTAGCAACCAGAATAAAACAAAGCTTGTGTTTGATTCATCATTGTACAACTTACTAGCAAAGTCCTGGTTAGCCCTCAACAGCAGACTGGTCTGGAGCACCTGCTGCGGCGCGGCCTCGAGGAAGCACTCGAAAATCCTGAGCAGCGCCGCGTCGGCGTCCTCCTTCAGCATCAGCTTGTAGTACAGGCGCTGGGACGCCTCGTCCTTGTTGCGGGCTGCGCGCCGTGACTTTATTGCGTAGCTGAAGATATATGCATAATTCATCTAATCTAAGCTATACAAAGTTAAATGTATATGCAGTAggattatgtttttaaaaattcttgTTTTAAACTCATATACGTTCCTAAAGgatgaattaattttataagtgtCCTATGTGAGCTTTTAGCTTTATCACACTCTCTAGTAAGTATTTCATAGATCAGggatttcttaaaataaaaaattcatGTCAATTTCGGTCACATTAAGACGTCTAGAAAAGAATTGATCCTAAGAACTTTTGACCTGCATTTATACCACTACCTTTTATATTAgcttgtataatatttaactgAGACTTACATAAGAGAATCAGCAAATCTCAGTATAGGAGCCATCTGCAACACCAGTATGAAGACACGGAGCCATTTGCGTTTTGTAAACTCATTAGATAAGGAATCCTGCTGCTTATCTTGAGAGTACCTGTAAAAATAGACCAGCAATATAAGGTAGGAGACAAACCACACCttttcccacaggggtaggcagaaaccagagagtgccacttgctacaatccctacaaacttACTTAATGCACAtgcatacattttgtcatagaGGATCACAGTTACCAGTAtgtttattgttactttattaTATGCAGGTAAACAACAACTGGCTGATATTGAATACCGAATAAGGAAAACAacagtaattatataatttttcgaCAAACAGTGGAATTTACATATGCACAATGCATACATCATCGCCGTATTTCGAAAGGtacattaaattgtgggtcccggctgtcattttcgaagatctttgacagtcgttaacagtagtaagaagcttgaaagtctgacaaccagtctcaccgaagggtgtcgtgttataacccaggtaactgggttgtggacatcagataggcagtcgctccatgtaaaacattggtatccagctgcatccggtgagactggaagctgactccaacatagttaataataaataaatgtcaataattttcatattatcaatttactttatattaggtatttgcctaggtatttttttgataaaactcTTAGTCACAAATAAAGTAGGTCATGTTTTTGTTAAGCGTAGGCTTTAACTAACTTCCGCTGTAATGAGAATGGTGATATGATAATAACATAGTATGAGTTATGTTGAAATAATATCTGTATGTATTCAGTGTTTAAACAGTACAAAAGACTTATTTAGAATATATTAGTTGGTTGTATAATTTATTGGAAGAGAAAAAGAGATAAGTTTAATGATGCAATAGAATTAGccaatttttacaatattatgcaATGATATCTTATAAAGATCTGCATTGTTTCTCTTTCATTAATTAACTAGTACTTCACtatgaaaatatcaaaactGAAGAGGCAGTGTTTCCTGGATTTTGGTTTAAagaatttttacaaataaaagttgggggtccccaactcgcacttggccagtgtggtggccTCAAGGCCTCCCTCCTTTGAGAGGACACCCTTAGCTAGCAGCGGGTCAGTAACAGGTTCCAAAAAGAGAActtccaatatttatttacttattgtttcatacctatattttgaaatacacaTTCTTGACAGAAACACAACATGTTTTAACTCCaaactgtataataaaattagtcatCACAAAGAATATTTAACACACTTTCCTagttataaatatgataatgaGAGTTATAACTGGTTATTTATGAACGACGATGAATCACaggcaaaaataaaacaaattgctGATTTCATctgtgaaatataattttatattataatttcctCAACTTTGAATGTGAATTGTATTTTCAACTCTTCAACTCTCAATAGACTCTAACATTGTATAAAAGAGAATAgacaagtaaattaaaaaaaaaactttttcaaactTACATTCTTATCGAGACAGCAGTGTTGACAAAAGCAGGCACAAGTATGAACGCCAAAGTCCAGCCGAATTCCGTCATCATCATAGCCAAGGAATACCTCACAGCTATGTTTATATCCACCCCTAAGTCCACAAAATGTCCCACAATAGCAACAGCACACATGAAAATATCGAGATTACTTATAGTCAATTTATCCGGCATTCGATCTGGTTCGTCGTACGAACGCCCATCGAGCAGATCACGTACTGTTTTAGGcatttttgttaattgaatacttatttcagtaataaatacaaaacattattatttgttttcaaacaatGGAAGACGCGCGTTTTTTCTATGCTAGCTGGCGTTGATCTGACGTTTGTTGACGttgaaaatttgacatttgtgTTGATTGACAGTCGACAGATCGGATATTTCCGAGTCTAGAAATGGGTAAAAATATAGGCTAtctatatttttctgttatagatttgtttctaagaaattattaattagttaagGTACATAGCAAAGTTAAATAATACCTACGCTCTGGAAGCATAATTGAATACGAAAACATAAAACTACCTATTACAGCAAAAGCAAGGAATATcgagaaataaaacataatttacttcAATTCTTGTGATTCAATGTGAAatcgtaatattttgttttgtttaagcATAAACGCGTATATTTAAATGCCCACTAATATTATTCATGTTAATTTTACGGTCTGCTGCAGTTATTCAATCAGGACGTAACATCAATAAATGAAACTCAAACGAATAAAAACATGGAATACTCTTTATTGATACGCTCGTAAAATATAACAGTCTTATATAAATCTACTTGGCTAcgaaagttaattaattttacgtaCCTACTATAAAACTACACCCgtacaaatatacataactaTAACACGTGTAGGTTTTCGTTACATCGTATTGCTTTCTTGCAATTATATTAGGAAGTTCAGTTTATTGCCGTAACTTAAAATATAGCTTATAAAAGCaagataaatacaaaaaaaaaaacattatactaTTTCAGATAAAACTATgtacaagtaataaatataagttcCATACGCAGGCAAACTACAGTTCCATACTATACAGTTGAAATACAACATACACGTACTTAGCCAATGGGTACCTAATCTTGGCTACGCCTACAAACCGTATTGCTCAACAAATCTTAAGttctaatataaagttttaaccACATCATGTGACGATAGGTTTGCAGCCATTAATGTTAAAAAGAGTGGTTCTTCTAATATTGCTGCTGGCTCcttgtttctaaaataaagaagaaatataaattaaaaaatatccataatGGGAAAATTGCAAATCAAAGACGGCCACTCAAATCTGCAAAGTTCTTGGCCTGCTGCAAACcagctaaattaatttaaaaaaatagtcatTCTTTATGATTAATTACTTACTTCTCCTTTAGCAGTCTGACGAGGGGGCTCCATTTCTCCGGGAAAATAGTCTGATTATCCCTCCACTTGTCTTTCAAAAGGTCCGCAATAGATGCGTTGACAACTCGCAAGTACCCGCACTTTTCAGTGTACGCGTCAAGCATGAGTTGCTCAAAGAACTTCGGAATAAAGTTGTTGATACATTTCTGAACATCGTAAAGTGAACTGTTCATGTCTTGCGCGTGTTGTCGCGTTTTGATTTCGACTATTGTTACTAGGTTGTCTTGCATCGTTTCATTGAAActgttaaaaacaaaatggaaaTATAGGAACAAAAAATTTAACGGTTTCTACCTTTTTTGTAGAATCTTTAATGGCTGGCAATACTACGGTATCTCCCCTGTGTACGTCGTTAAGGTTCAGCTACCCTCAAACAAATTTAAAGGTGCAATGCATGAAAGCTATCAAATTCTGCATTGATTAATTaggttttttatgttttggaTCTTAAAGCAGTATCCTATATATTTAAGCTTTCTCCGAAGTATTTTTCCTCTTTCAGATTAAAGCTATCATTGAAGGTCTATCAAGTCTATTCCACTCTAAGACCCTAAACCGTCTAATGTAGGTatattggtattttaataatactactAACAGAACAGCCTGGTGTAGCAGACAGTGAGCAGCAGCCACTTCATCCGGCAGCTCCTTATGGCATTTGTTCACGGAGTCAAAGTTCCTAATGTCCTGGAAATTCTTGATCACGTCGTGGAACTGCGTGCGGATCTGTTCCAATTTCTCCACCGGTTCCACCAGGCAGTGCTCTATGAAGTCTACCatctaatatacaaaatatatattttagagtaggtacctacaataaactttcaaatatcaTCGAAGTACCTAAGAAGGTATTGTTAAGAAGGTTTGGCTAAGtcttgaataactttgatatCGATAGGTAGTTAGTAATTACGTAAATCAGACTCTTGGCAAATGAGAGTCATGAAATAAGGTAATCATTTAAAGCATTGGCAGTTACAATTGAGTTGACTGTAAATTTACGAACCCATGCGACTGCCACATCTCACACGGGGTGCTTTAACTttacattacataaaaatgGGTCTATAACTACCGGTTACCATACAATCATTTATTGAAGAACTCACCTCCTCCATACTAATAACATAATTAGTAaaatcatgtaaatattttactttgtagaACTTAACGACGGCACTTCTTAATTCTTTAGCCATTTCGTTGTTCATAATGTACACGAGGTCTAAGAACGTGTCTATGGTCTTCAAAGACTTGGTTTTAAGTGTGACGTAGCTGGCTCTACCCTGGTTAAATAGGTTCTTTGCTATGTTGTACGCTTCGTTCACTAGGTAGTATTTCTGGTCTATATCTTTGAAGCTATTGTTTGTACACTAGAAAACAAAATAGAGTTAAGCTACTAGTTTTCACTGGATCATTTTTACTTTTGGTTTCTACAGTCTTACTTACGGATATGTCTGATTTCCAAGGTCTAATATTACTCTAGTACCTAGATCTAAAGATAGCATAttcatgaaaattaaaaacCTAGATCCTTTCTTACGGCCTTGCTGCTAGTTTCCGCATGCGTGATTTTATCCAGGACGCACCGTTTTAAAACCTATGCGATTGAAGCGACCACTCCTAGCTTCTGCATAGTACCTACTTGCTGTAGGATAAGTCACGTGTCACGCAAGGTGGCATTTGCCAATGTGAACGTTCTGACTAAACCGGGTTCAAGAACAGGGACCGAGATGGATGATGGACCAGAGTGTTATATCCCATCAAATCCTGAATTTCCTACaatcgatactaatattattaatctgaagagtttgtttgtttgaacgcggtaatctcaggaactactggtccgatgtgaaaaattatttcagtgttatataacatcacgctacgaccaataggagcagagtaccagtcttatgtgacgcaagcgaagttgcgcgggtcagctagttataataatatctagttACTTACCTCGTATACTGATAATACTGCAACTATTATTGACACTTCAAGTATTCTTGGACGAAACACCATATTTAAAATaggtcaattaaaaaaaattgctgttAGATGAATGAACAATTTCTTAAAAAGAATTTGTTTGCTGTTACAgtctaaaaaaatctgtaaaaatcTATGTTCTTTATTATTGAGGTCTGAAACGCGTCTTTTATCCaacaagtacaaataaatattgatcaaTAATAGAAATGTAAGCAATAAAATCTAACTTAAGAATGATTATAGatgatatttgtaattattatttccaatttcGTTGCGCAAGTGATTACAtgaatcattttatatttgatgACTGTGACTTGTACGAATCGCGCAGAATGTAATCTACTTATACAACTGTTGTTAACAGCACAAAtcagattaataaaaaaaaactaattcaaaCGTAGAGAAACTTTCTTACtgattaaatattatcaatttacCGTAATTCTATGTAAgcacatataatattataatgcaaaggGTCTTAACGCGATGGAAAATTCAAGGTTAGGatatcttatttgtttacccgaggtttcgatcgaattacatcgaccgtggtcacgggcttaAAAACGTTATGTTAACACAATCGTCAACTTTTTTTAtcggttttttattttatttaactaagaCTACTGTTAGCAATATCGGATTCTTCCTCCATAAAAAATATGGCACTTTAAAACACATAGCATCCACATAGAATCAGAGCTATTTAATTGCCATATTTGTCTAGCtaattgtttgtataaaataaaacaacaatctacacatttaaatataaaatttatttgcaataaattcGCTTAATATTAcgatataatattgttttataataacacaTACATACTGAGTTTCAAACACATTGTAGGTATACGAAGCTCCACAGCTATGGACTAaataattttgatcatttgagctatcacaataaaaataactttacacgTACTTGTATTACTTCGTAAATAATGCAGAATTACATTTTCTATATTGCAGTATCAGAACTTCGAATAAGTATAAGATAACCTATTCGCTAGATAAAGAGACAGTTaatatatgaaaacaactgtgACATTTCTTCTTAAAAGATAGCACAGTATAAACTCTATATTGCTATCCTTTTCCCgtagaaattaatttagtttattattacagAGATCTCAAGATATCATAGAccttaaaaaacattttaaatcgaGCCGGctacataatttaaatcaaGTAGGTCATAAAATGCATTTCCAATACATACTAACCTCGATATGCAGCAAATTATGAAACTGTTACACGTACAACAATTTATATAGAGTTACAATaagttatatatataattacagttattattattgatgtaaATACACCAGCTAGGTGATACACAACGAGCTTGAGCTGACGGTCGCAtctgaaattaaatattgatattgtagTTTtgtaattcttaatgcgggagttgtccttttAAAGAGAAAGAAGAGAAAGAAAGTAGTGAAAGACTCTGGCATAACAATAGGACACCTTGGTTACTAAAAAAAACCACAAGTTTATGACGCTTGAGCCAAAATAACAAGCAAACTTTGATAAAATGTACGATCATCTTATTCTTTGTTTAGTGCTGTGTGATATTAGATAGTATCATGTAAGATGCAacgtaatatacatacattcacaCTTGTTGTTGTCACAAAAAAGTTGTAATGTACCTAatgacgaaataaaaaaaatacgccgCGGAGCCGCGCCCGTAAAActagttgtaatataataataaactttaaaatagcaATATGGTGGTATTCTTACCAATAACGTGTAAATTAATCCTTGTGCAGGAATTTGTTGAACGCGCCGTACGAAGTCTCGAGATCAAACAGCAACTGTCGCACCTGAGTCTCTGACAGCTCGTCCGAGGCTGACATCTCTGACAGTCTGTCCACCCATTCTTGAACCTGGGGAGAAAAGGTGAAACACAGccattagaaaaataatattatccaactgctattaatatttgttaataaaattatcatcaaaagtatcaaaatacttttattgtacaaaaactTTGATGTTGACAGTTTTCTCAAATCTTTCTGTCAAAAATGTTGATTTCAGTAAAGTTACAAAGGATGCAAAATTGGATGGatcttttatttgtaaatttatgcTCTGAGCATAGTcttaaagtaagtataaatgTAGCATACTTGTGCATCACTACACTTACTCAGTCACagcataacatttaaaatagtattcATATTAATAAGGTATTTGTTTCCAAAATGTATTGTACCTTAATTTTTCCCTCAAAGTCCTCAGGCAGCATGGTGAGACGGTCCATGGTGTCGCGGAGGTCACGCAGCTCCGGCTGGATCATGTCCATGGCTTTGAACTCAAGCCGCAGCTTGTCCATCAACGTGATGAACACCTGGAACATTCACAACCAAAAATATAGCTGAATATTTACTAgaaaaattaagatatttttttatttgaagttaacCAAAAATCCCTAttaacaagtgcagtaattcaATTTTGGAAGATATTAACAACTTTGAATATTCTTCTAGGCAAGTCCTTGCATAGAAGAATATCCTAAAGCCTATATATAGCCTAGAAGAATAGTTCATAATCTTAACTTGAAAATGAAAACACCCTAATAGAATTTTGAAAAAGCAACCAAATGTTTagcaaagtttcatcaaaattagtttaGCTGTTAAGGGTGAGTATACTGCTTATACTTACGGATACAATTTCAGCAATATACTTGTTAGTGTTGCCTTTATCATCCTTGATTAGATTTGGTTTGTTTTCTCTTATCCTCTCCAAAGCAGCGGGGCAGTCCAGCTGAAaagttaaacattataataattaattaatactggAAATGTCCAGTTGTAAGAAATTTACACTTGGTTTTACATagaattttccaaattttatattttaagtgcaAAACTTACaagataaacataataaatatattctcaTGAAGGGTTGATATCAAGCAGGTAACAGGTGAAAACCATGAGATAAATCTTTTCAGTTTATGTATTGTAGGTTTGGCGAAATTTGTATTTAAGATCAAAAACATATTGTGCCAAATCTACTTAAATTTAGATAAGGACAAGATGAAGAAGGACTGCCAAATAAACATTTAGACTGGGTTATGAACTAATCAAACTCTCCTTATGTAGGACTACTGAAACACAAGATTGCCCAATTTTTGCCACTGCTGAGTGATGTCTCTTTTTCCAATTTTATCAATAGCATCACCAGCTGAATAAGAAAAACTAGTTTAAACTTCTTAAGTTCTTTTCAGTACATTGTCAACTCACCCGATATTTGGCAACAAAAGCTTCAATATTAGGAAACTCATCGCCCTGCACCTGTTTGAACGCCACTTTGTACTGTACAAGCAGTCGGCTGCAAGCTGCAGTGTACTCCTGAGCTCGGACACAGTCCCTCATGTATGCTTTCTCAAGATGTTGGAGAGTACTGACTACAGCATACAGTTCGGCCATGTTATCATGCCTGGaaatgacaaaatataaaaatttgatgAGATGAAAAATGGAAATCAactataattgtaatttaaacctTCATATccatatttaatttcattattttacatttatatgctAACTATTAGCagttaaactatattattatttctcccTTAGTATGCCTTTTAGCTATAATAGCAGAGTCATTTACTTGTGCTAACTAAGAgactacatttaattaaatgactCTAACACAGAGGTCATTTAAAAGTGAAGAGCAAGAAAGAAGGGGCACAAAGAAGTGGAGAGCATCAGCGACATAGTATTCTTccaaaagtaaaaaagtacaatacaaataataacaaagaacATTAGTATTGGaaacacatttaattattaatgtgtGTATTGAGATAAAGAAACAAGTGAGCTATTAATGTATACAACTATTATCACTATATCAATGTTTATTCTGAGACTAGACTTTATTGCTAGCAAATATTGATTGAACATGACGAAACCTAGGACAATATCacgagaaataaaattatacgaatCACCAATAAAGTATAACATACTCACTTTTCACGTTCGCGTGCATTTCTGTAAAGCTTTATCTCTTCGTATAAGTCGTTTCTTGAGTCTGTAAACAAGTAATAGGCGAAAAATAACGTCAGGAAAATGAAAACAAAGAGATGGATTGCTACAATTTTTGCAATAATGATAATTACCTGTCATCTTTCCTATAGACACTTAAAGCGATAAATAGAACTAAACTCAGGTACTAATTGTATCACAGTGGCACGTAGAATATGTATCGTAATTTCTTaaaattcgtttttaattaatcaCGAAATGATGACAAATTCCACAACCTTatcaattttgacatttaagttCTATTGAATGAACTGTTGAACTATTGATTGAATGAAATTAAACTAATGACATAAGGTTTGTTCGGATACATTTACAAATGGgtacaaaatgtcaaaataagcCGTTACCTACCTACGGTTGCTACTTGGTAGAAAACCAGTTTCTGAAGCTTACTCACACATAAAAAAAGTAACTGACAAAATGACGTAATCCTCCAATATGGCGGATGACGCGCGCGCTCCCTGCCGCCCGCGCTCGTAGTTTCTTCACCAACTGCCACTCGTCTCGAATGATTTCACCTTGCGATGAATGAAAATTGTTGTAGACAGTCCTAGTACGAATTATTCACATAATAAACTGTTCGCCGGACACAAAAGGTGTATTGTGATACAGTGCGTCTAAAGGTGGATTCGTGGTTGTGTTATTACCAGTTCTTCCTTTTGTGAGACCGTTGTGTTTACGTGCTGAAAAATCATCTTGGAAAATCTACAGGTCTCCGGAGTCGCCGGTGCACTGTTTAATGGGATCTTGTTGATCAACAGGTAATTTTTGTGCACTTCTCATTGAAAACTAGTTTACCGTTTTCTACTTGCATCGGAAGGCAGTAGCGGCCTGT
Proteins encoded in this region:
- the LOC142982652 gene encoding XK-related protein 6; the protein is MPKTVRDLLDGRSYDEPDRMPDKLTISNLDIFMCAVAIVGHFVDLGVDINIAVRYSLAMMMTEFGWTLAFILVPAFVNTAVSIRMYSQDKQQDSLSNEFTKRKWLRVFILVLQMAPILRFADSLIYAIKSRRAARNKDEASQRLYYKLMLKEDADAALLRIFECFLEAAPQQVLQTSLLLRANQDFAIHQVLSIASSIIGMGWCLAAYQRSIRFAQQNKSNMSWTGTVLQTTWHFLVTLSRIISISMIAFLFPHWTILACAIHILVAAVLIQLFDRTAFCAHNKIADLAFSVALGAVYLFTYILPIEGRTRYRYTVYYTICFLQNIACAVIWYIYGVNEVYFYPLLACTIVPYVVGLTIMVVYYRFFHPKVSKGEFAISFKGDGTEIS
- the LOC142982755 gene encoding uncharacterized protein LOC142982755 yields the protein MVFRPRILEVSIIVAVLSVYECTNNSFKDIDQKYYLVNEAYNIAKNLFNQGRASYVTLKTKSLKTIDTFLDLVYIMNNEMAKELRSAVVKFYKVKYLHDFTNYVISMEEMVDFIEHCLVEPVEKLEQIRTQFHDVIKNFQDIRNFDSVNKCHKELPDEVAAAHCLLHQAVLFNETMQDNLVTIVEIKTRQHAQDMNSSLYDVQKCINNFIPKFFEQLMLDAYTEKCGYLRVVNASIADLLKDKWRDNQTIFPEKWSPLVRLLKEKNKEPAAILEEPLFLTLMAANLSSHDVVKTLY
- the Vps28 gene encoding vacuolar protein sorting 28 → MTDSRNDLYEEIKLYRNAREREKHDNMAELYAVVSTLQHLEKAYMRDCVRAQEYTAACSRLLVQYKVAFKQVQGDEFPNIEAFVAKYRLDCPAALERIRENKPNLIKDDKGNTNKYIAEIVSVFITLMDKLRLEFKAMDMIQPELRDLRDTMDRLTMLPEDFEGKIKVQEWVDRLSEMSASDELSETQVRQLLFDLETSYGAFNKFLHKD